From the Colletotrichum lupini chromosome 10, complete sequence genome, one window contains:
- a CDS encoding FAD binding domain-containing protein — MELLRRLGIADDLRAQGVPQHYSFDVLFSTGLSENGELIDKWNLPSPDEWRQRIHACNDGSMPREPYQRCSQAIFEAWLKRRIESEELVEDHFGLKFESCAETSDGVKSELVNTVTGERHMVTSQYLVGCDGAGSSVRRQLYIKMIGGPVPSAMYLIHFKSRDLTALHKQGQFWHIFFTSGSVIISQDEVDTWTIHIPISLDTDWKSLDPTESIYRGLGGSLAPYPIKVDEILVCSSWRPNIAIAEHFASESFRVFLAGDAAHQNIPTGGYGMNTAVGDVFDLGWKLSAVLNGWGGQELLRSYEVERKPVAIRNIERSGQHFQVHQTYVKWVADGGSDVLFNREERRLLFNRIKAHTETHQGENKDHGIEMGYRYNASPVILQNEAGEGGQEPSWDPQTFVPSSWPGGRAPHVYLRDGKTSIFDLFGVGFSIIDFTQAGTWSQEFEAAAGMLNIPLTKVYLPGEIQARKVWGRDAVLVRPDDHIAWRSPLDGKRPDIRAVLEIASGRQRQTPLKKDCKSSHALEGIKQHGFTSTLGNVADNRTDLLAPFQR; from the exons ATGGAGCTGCTTAGAAGACTCGGGATTGCCGATGACTTGCGGGCTCAAGGCGTCCCACAACACTACTCTTTCGACGTTCTCTTCAGTACGGGCCTCTCAGAAAATGGAGAGCTCATTGACAAATGG AACCTTCCTTCGCCAGACGAATGGCGCCAGCGCATCCATGCTTGCAATGATGGTTCCATGCCAAGGGAGCCATACCAGCGCTGCAGTCAGGCTATTTTCGAAGCCTGGCTGAAGCGTCGCATAGAGTCCGAAGAGCTAGTCGAAGATCACTTCGGCCTCAAGTTCGAAAGTTGTGCAGAAACCTCCGACGGGGTTAAATCGGAACTCGTCAACACCGTCACTGGAGAGCGGCATATGGTCACCAGTCAGTATCTGGTCGGCTGTGACGGCGCTGGCAGTAGCGTCCGTCGGCAACTTTACATCAAGATGATTGGTGGTCCTGT ACCTTCTGCGATGTATCTCATTCACTTCAAGTCACGAGATCTCACGGCATTGCACAAGCAAGGCCAATTCTGGCACATTTTCTTCACCAGCGGCAGCGTCATAATATCTCAAGACGAAGTTGATACATGGACAATCCATATTCCCATATCTCTCGACACTGATTGGAAGTCCCTTGATCCAACAGAGTCCATATACCGAGGGCTGGGCGGGTCTTTGGCTCCTTATCCCATCAAGGTGGACGAAATCCTCGTTTGCAGCTCGTGGCGCCCAAACATCGCTATTGCCGAACACTTTGCTTCTGAAAGTTTCAGAGTGTTCTTAGCCGGCGATGCAGCTCATCAAAATATTCCCACTGGTGGATACGGCATGAACACGGCTGTTGGCGACGTCTTTGATTTAGGATGGAAACTATCGGCTGTTCTTAATGGCTGGGGAGGGCAAGAATTGCTCCGCTCCTATGAAGTCGAACGAAAACCGGTTGCAATTCGCAACATCGAACGGTCTGGTCAACATTTTCAAGTTCACCAGACTTACGTCAAGTGGGTGGCCGACGGAGGCTCAGATGTCCTTTTCAATAGGGAGGAGCGTAGACTTCTGTTTAACCGCATAAAGGCACATACCGAGACCCACCAAGGTGAGAACAAGGACCACGGAATCGAAATGGGATATCGGTACAACGCATCGCCTGTCATCCTCCAGAACGAAGCTGGAGAAGGAGGACAGGAGCCTTCATGGGATCCGCAAACATTTGTGCCATCCTCATGGCCTGGTGGGCGTGCTCCTCATGTCTATCTTCGGGATGGCAAAACCAGCATTTTCGACCTGTTTGGAGTAGGATTTTCAATCATTGACTTCACACAAGCTGGGACCTGGAGTCAAGAGTTTGAGGCAGCAGCTGGAATGCTCAATATTCCGCTGACGAAGGTTTATTTGCCCGGAGAGATCCAGGCTAGGAAGGTGTGGGGTAGAGATGCGGTTCTCGTCCGTCCTGATGACCACATAGCTTGGAGGTCACCACTCGACGGGAAGAGACCGGATATTAGAGCAGTCTTAGAAATTGCATCAGGGAGACAACGGCAGACACCTTTGAAGAAAGACTGCAAATCTTCTCATGCGTTGGAGGGTATCAAGCAGCACGGATTTACATCAACCTTGGGCAACGTCGCAGACAACAGAACTGACCTCCTTGCCCCGTTTCAGCGCTAA